The Pseudochaenichthys georgianus chromosome 8, fPseGeo1.2, whole genome shotgun sequence genome has a segment encoding these proteins:
- the kdm8 gene encoding lysine-specific demethylase 8 isoform X2 — protein sequence MSKDVSLMHTLWTKISAVLPKDEEQFPLPFGAIVESSVVEMLRRSRRQLYSDTTSASRMLTAKVLLDFSWEKLNTGTWRHVDKEWRRVYSYGCLFKVAALCRGDPSAEDVLEALRTCDMGLLMGAAIMEDVLQVIVRILQGEVRKSTKGEDSEHPQRIKMECPHVPVIREELAIPRVKRPSLESFNTNYLLPLKPLILEGTIEHWPALNQHPWSIEYLRSVAGCRTVPVEVGSRYTDEGWSQTLLTVNEFIDRYILNKDGVKGSGYLAQHQLFDQIPELKADIRPPDYCCLGEGDEEDITVNAWFGPGGTVSPLHQDPQQNFLAQVVGSKYIRLYSPEDTDKLYPHQSQLLHNTSQVDVENPDPERFPEFAKAPYLECVLQPGDVLFIPVQHWHYVRSLELSFSVSFWWS from the exons ATGAGTAAAGACGTCTCATTAATGCACACGCTGTGGACAAAGATCTCTGCTGTCCTGCCTAAAGATGAGGAACAGTTTCCACTGCCGTTTGGGGCCATAGTGGAGTCGAGTGTGGTGGAGATGCTGAGAAGGTCCAGGCGGCAGCTGTACAGCGACACCACAAGCGCCAGCCGAATGCTCACTGCCAAGGTCCTTTTGGATTTTTCATGGGAGAAACTCAATACTGGAACATGGCGCCATGTGGACAAAGAATGGAGGCGCGTTTATTCGTACGGCTGCCTCTTCAAAGTGGCCGCTCTGTGCCGCGGAGATCCGTCAGCAGAGGATGTCCTGGAGGCTCTGAGGACTTGTGACATGGGTTTACTCATGGGGGCGGCCATCATGGAGGATGTACTTCAGGTTATTGTGCGGATTCTGCAAGGTGAAGTCAGGAAGTCTACTAAAGGAGAAGATAGTGAACACCCGCAG AGAATAAAGATGGAGTGCCCGCATGTTCCTGTGATCAGAGAGGAGCTGGCCATTCCCAGGGTGAAGCGTCCTTCACTGGAGAGCTTCAACACAAACTACCTGCTCCCCCTCAAACCGCTCATCTTAGAGGGGACCATCGAGCACTGGCCCGCCCTCAACCAGCACCCCTGGAg CATAGAATACCTTAGGTCAGTGGCCGGCTGTCGGACGGTTCCTGTCGAGGTGGGGTCCAGGTACACGGACGAGGGGTGGTCCCAGACTCTGCTCACCGTCAATGAATTTATCGATcgatacattttaaataaa GATGGAGTGAAAGGATCAGGTTATCTCGCTCAACACCAGCTTTTTGATCAG ATTCCAGAGCTGAAGGCAGACATCCGTCCTCCTGATTACTGCTGCCTTGGTGAAGGAGACGAGGAGGACATCACTGTAAACGCCTGGTTCGGCCCCGGGGGGACCGTGTCCCCTCTGCACCAAGACCCTCAGCAGAACTTCCTGGCTCAG GTGGTGGGAAGCAAATACATTCGCCTCTATTCCCCGGAGGACACGGACAAGCTGTACCCTCATCAATCACAGCTCCTCCACAACACCAGTCAG GTGGATGTGGAGAACCCGGACCCAGAGCGCTTCCCGGAGTTTGCCAAGGCTCCTTATCTGGAATGTGTGTTACAGCCCGGAGACGTGCTGTTCATCCCCGTCCAGCACTGGCACTACGTCCGCTCCTTAGAGCTCAGCTTCTCTGTCAGCTTCTGGTGGTCATGA
- the kdm8 gene encoding lysine-specific demethylase 8 isoform X1 has product MSKDVSLMHTLWTKISAVLPKDEEQFPLPFGAIVESSVVEMLRRSRRQLYSDTTSASRMLTAKVLLDFSWEKLNTGTWRHVDKEWRRVYSYGCLFKVAALCRGDPSAEDVLEALRTCDMGLLMGAAIMEDVLQVIVRILQGEVRKSTKGEDSEHPQVKRIKMECPHVPVIREELAIPRVKRPSLESFNTNYLLPLKPLILEGTIEHWPALNQHPWSIEYLRSVAGCRTVPVEVGSRYTDEGWSQTLLTVNEFIDRYILNKDGVKGSGYLAQHQLFDQIPELKADIRPPDYCCLGEGDEEDITVNAWFGPGGTVSPLHQDPQQNFLAQVVGSKYIRLYSPEDTDKLYPHQSQLLHNTSQVDVENPDPERFPEFAKAPYLECVLQPGDVLFIPVQHWHYVRSLELSFSVSFWWS; this is encoded by the exons ATGAGTAAAGACGTCTCATTAATGCACACGCTGTGGACAAAGATCTCTGCTGTCCTGCCTAAAGATGAGGAACAGTTTCCACTGCCGTTTGGGGCCATAGTGGAGTCGAGTGTGGTGGAGATGCTGAGAAGGTCCAGGCGGCAGCTGTACAGCGACACCACAAGCGCCAGCCGAATGCTCACTGCCAAGGTCCTTTTGGATTTTTCATGGGAGAAACTCAATACTGGAACATGGCGCCATGTGGACAAAGAATGGAGGCGCGTTTATTCGTACGGCTGCCTCTTCAAAGTGGCCGCTCTGTGCCGCGGAGATCCGTCAGCAGAGGATGTCCTGGAGGCTCTGAGGACTTGTGACATGGGTTTACTCATGGGGGCGGCCATCATGGAGGATGTACTTCAGGTTATTGTGCGGATTCTGCAAGGTGAAGTCAGGAAGTCTACTAAAGGAGAAGATAGTGAACACCCGCAGGTAAAG AGAATAAAGATGGAGTGCCCGCATGTTCCTGTGATCAGAGAGGAGCTGGCCATTCCCAGGGTGAAGCGTCCTTCACTGGAGAGCTTCAACACAAACTACCTGCTCCCCCTCAAACCGCTCATCTTAGAGGGGACCATCGAGCACTGGCCCGCCCTCAACCAGCACCCCTGGAg CATAGAATACCTTAGGTCAGTGGCCGGCTGTCGGACGGTTCCTGTCGAGGTGGGGTCCAGGTACACGGACGAGGGGTGGTCCCAGACTCTGCTCACCGTCAATGAATTTATCGATcgatacattttaaataaa GATGGAGTGAAAGGATCAGGTTATCTCGCTCAACACCAGCTTTTTGATCAG ATTCCAGAGCTGAAGGCAGACATCCGTCCTCCTGATTACTGCTGCCTTGGTGAAGGAGACGAGGAGGACATCACTGTAAACGCCTGGTTCGGCCCCGGGGGGACCGTGTCCCCTCTGCACCAAGACCCTCAGCAGAACTTCCTGGCTCAG GTGGTGGGAAGCAAATACATTCGCCTCTATTCCCCGGAGGACACGGACAAGCTGTACCCTCATCAATCACAGCTCCTCCACAACACCAGTCAG GTGGATGTGGAGAACCCGGACCCAGAGCGCTTCCCGGAGTTTGCCAAGGCTCCTTATCTGGAATGTGTGTTACAGCCCGGAGACGTGCTGTTCATCCCCGTCCAGCACTGGCACTACGTCCGCTCCTTAGAGCTCAGCTTCTCTGTCAGCTTCTGGTGGTCATGA